GCCGATGATAATATCCAATCGAAAATCTTCCATAGCCGAATAGAGAATCTCCTCAATAGCAGGAGAAAGTCTATGAATTTCATCAATAAAGAGGATATCGCCCTCTTCAAGATTGGTAAGAATAGCGGCTAAATCGCCACTTTTATCAATCATCGGTGCAGCCACCATCTTAATATTGGTCTCCATTTCGTTGGATATGATGTAGGCTAATGTGGTTTTACCCAAGCCCGGAGGTCCGAAAAACAATACATGATCAAGACACTCTTCTCGTTGTTTGGAAGCTTTGATAAACACCTTCAAATTTCTCTTGATTTGCTCTTGACCGATATAGCCTTCCCACGATGTAGGTCTGAGTGATTTTTCGTATTCATTTTCAAATGATATTTTGTCAATCTCTACAATGCGTTCCATTAGTATGTATGCTCTTCTGCTGGGAATTTTCGGGTTTTGACCTCTTGGACATAAGCATCAAGCGCTTCTTCGATGAGGCGATGTCCATCAAGATAGCGTTTGACAAATTTGGGTTGAAATTCATTGAAAAAACCAAAAGCATCACTCCATACTAACACTTGGCCATCGGTACCAGAACCCGCACCTATGCCAATAGTCGGAATCGTGATACTACGACTGATTTCTTCAGCAACAGAGGCGATAACCCCCTCAATGACGAGGCAAAAGGCACCGGCTTCTTCTACGGCTTTGGCATCTTCTATGAGTTTTTTGATTTCCTCTTCTTTGCGCCCTTTGACTTTATAGCCTCCCTCGCTTCTAACAAATTGTGGCATCAATCCAATATGCCCCATAACAGCGATTGAGTTATCCGTGAGGGCTTTGATGATGGCGGCACGCTCTTTGCCTCCTTCGATTTTCACAGCATGAGCACCACTCTCTTGATAGACACGGGAAGCATTTTTTAGCGCAGTTTTAGCATCGGTATACGTACCAAAAGGCATATCGCAGATGATAAAGGTATCTTTGGCCCCCGCACAGACTGCTTTGGTATGATAGATCATGATATCCATCGTAGCGCTGAGGGTATCGGCTGCTTTGTTGAAGCTCATATTTAAACTATCTCCGACTAAAATCATGTCGACTTTTTTATCAAATATTGAAGCAAAAAGTGCATCATATGCTGTAATCATGACAAGGGGAGTTTGGGACTTTGATGCTTTTATGGATGTTATGGTTTTCATATATAATCACCTAACGGTTTTTATATTATTTTATCAAAAAAATGGTACAATTGTACTTAACTAACAGCTTAAAATAAGTATTTGTAACATTTTGAGGGAGTTTTATGGGTTTGTATTCGCAGTTGGAATTGGATTTTGATATTGATATTGTCGATGATTTTATCAATCACTATTCTATCATGTGCGAAAATATGGAACCCTTGATTATTAATCTCTCAAAATCAGAATATTATGAAGACAACATCAAAGAATTATTTCGGATATTTCACAACTTAAAATCAGCAGGGAGTTTTCTGAAGCTTGACCCGATTGTCAAACTCGCTTCATTGTGCGAAGATGTCACAGAAGAAGCACGTGTTTTAAAGGGGCCAGCAAGTGAAGCATTTGTCGATTGGTTGTTGCTTGTGAGTGATCAATTTAATATTTACCGAAAAGATGTCGAACACGATGCAGAATATTTTAGCCTGTTTAATCCACTTATTATTAAAGTGCCCTTAACATTGGAAGTATCATGAAAAAACTCATAGCCTATATCACAGCCGGA
This genomic window from Sulfurospirillum sp. 1612 contains:
- the panB gene encoding 3-methyl-2-oxobutanoate hydroxymethyltransferase, producing MKTITSIKASKSQTPLVMITAYDALFASIFDKKVDMILVGDSLNMSFNKAADTLSATMDIMIYHTKAVCAGAKDTFIICDMPFGTYTDAKTALKNASRVYQESGAHAVKIEGGKERAAIIKALTDNSIAVMGHIGLMPQFVRSEGGYKVKGRKEEEIKKLIEDAKAVEEAGAFCLVIEGVIASVAEEISRSITIPTIGIGAGSGTDGQVLVWSDAFGFFNEFQPKFVKRYLDGHRLIEEALDAYVQEVKTRKFPAEEHTY
- a CDS encoding Hpt domain-containing protein, giving the protein MGLYSQLELDFDIDIVDDFINHYSIMCENMEPLIINLSKSEYYEDNIKELFRIFHNLKSAGSFLKLDPIVKLASLCEDVTEEARVLKGPASEAFVDWLLLVSDQFNIYRKDVEHDAEYFSLFNPLIIKVPLTLEVS